One Coffea arabica cultivar ET-39 chromosome 5e, Coffea Arabica ET-39 HiFi, whole genome shotgun sequence DNA segment encodes these proteins:
- the LOC113690942 gene encoding uncharacterized protein, which produces MKEGKSMPTVWFSLKKSLHCKSEPSDVHDPKSRKHLSAILTKKAGRSGCSRSIANLKDVIHGSKRHMEKPPSCSPRSIGSSEFLNPITHEVILSNSRCELKITSFGGYPEGFGGGGGNCSENGGGSTFVGTLRPGTPGPGGHPTMHYFNPSYRYPATPPRKTTALLTEREACGFAGSGFPPKPRASLEMDGNGTSSVTCHKCGEQFGKFEALEAHHLSKHAVTELAEGDSSRKIVEIICRSSWLKSESHCGRIEKVLKVHNMQKTLARFEEYREMVKVKASKLPKKHPRCLADGNELLRFYGTTIACSLGMNGASSLCASDKCCVCRIIRNGFSTKKELKGGIGVFTTSTSGRAFESIEIFEVDPTIRKALIVCRVIAGRVHRPLENMQEMIGQTGFDSLAGKVGLYSNIEELYLLNPRALLPCFVVICKT; this is translated from the exons ATGAAGGAGGGGAAGAGTATGCCAACAGTATGGTTTTCCTTGAAGAAGTCTTTACACTGCAAATCAGAGCCATCTGATGTTCATGATCCAAAATCGAGGAAGCACTTGAGTGCTATATTGACTAAGAAAGCAGGCAGGTCTGGTTGTTCTAGGTCTATAGCAAATCTTAAAGATGTTATTCATGGAAGCAAGAGGCACATGGAGAAACCCCCTAGCTGCAGTCCAAGATCCATAGGAAGCAGTGAATTTCTCAACCCAATAACCCATGAAGTGATTCTTAGTAATTCAAGATGTGAGCTCAAAATCACAAGCTTTGGAGGGTACCCAGAAGGTTTTGGTGGCGGTGGTGGTAACTGCAGTGAAAATGGTGGTGGCTCAACTTTTGTTGGCACTTTAAGGCCCGGCACACCTGGGCCTGGAGGGCACCCTACAATGCACTATTTTAATCCTTCATATAGGTATCCAGCAACTCCTCCTAGGAAAACGACTGCCCTTCTGACAGAGAGGGAAGCCTGTGGGTTTGCGGGAAGTGGTTTTCCTCCAAAACCAAGGGCTTCCCTTGAGATGGATGGTAATGGAACTTCTTCTGTTACATGTCACAAGTGTGGAGAGCAATTTGGGAAGTTTGAAGCTCTTGAAGCACATCATTTATCCAAACATGCTG TAACTGAACTTGCGGAAGGTGATTCATCAAGGAAAATTGTGGAAATAATTTGTCGGTCGAGCTGGCTAAAATCCGAGAGCCATTGTGGTCGAATTGAAAAAGTTTTGAAAGTTCACAACATGCAGAAAACTCTGGCTCGGTTTGAAGAATACAGAGAGATGGTAAAGGTCAAGGCCAGTAAGCTCCCAAAGAAACATCCTCGGTGTCTTGCAGATGGTAATGAACTTTTAAGGTTTTATGGTACAACAATTGCGTGCTCTCTTGGCATGAATGGAGCCTCCAGTCTTTGTGCATCTGATAAGTGCTGTGTGTGTCGAATAATAAGAAATGGCTTTTCTACCAAGAAGGAACTTAAAGGTGGAATTGGTGTTTTCACAACTTCTACTAGTGGAAGAGCTTTTGAATCGATAGAAATCTTTGAAGTTGATCCGACCATAAGAAAAGCTTTGATAGTCTGCAGAGTAATAGCAGGGAGAGTGCATAGGCCTCTGGAGAACATGCAAGAAATGATTGGCCAGACGGGGTTCGATTCATTGGCTGGGAAAGTAGGCCTTTATTCCAACATAGAGGAACTGTATCTGCTCAATCCTAGAGCTCTTCTTCCTTGCTTTGTAGTGATTTGTAAAACCTGA
- the LOC113690757 gene encoding histone H2A.6 codes for MAGRGKTLGSGAAKKAQSRSSKAGLQFPVGRIARFLKAGKYAERVGAGAPVYLAAVLEYLAAEVLELAGNAARDNKKTRIVPRHIQLAVRNDEELSKLLGDVTIANGGVMPNIHNLLLPKKTGTSSKPAEDD; via the exons ATGGCGGGCCGTGGAAAAACTCTAGGTTCCGGAGCTGCGAAGAAGGCCCAGTCGAGGAGCAGCAAGGCCGGGCTTCAGTTTCCCGTTGGTCGTATCGCCCGGTTCCTTAAGGCCGGAAAATATGCCGAGCGTGTTGGTGCCGGAGCTCCCGTCTACCTCGCTGCCGTGCTTGAGTACCTTGCTGCTGAG GTGCTTGAGTTGGCTGGAAACGCAGCAAGGGACAACAAGAAGACCAGAATTGTGCCAAGGCATATTCAGTTGGCTGTGAGGAACGATGAGGAGTTGAGCAAGCTTCTTGGGGATGTGACCATTGCTAATGGTGGAGTGATGCCAAACATTCACAACCTTTTGCTTCCAAAGAAGACTGGAACCTCCTCCAAGCCGGCAGAGGATGACTAG